A single Phragmites australis chromosome 4, lpPhrAust1.1, whole genome shotgun sequence DNA region contains:
- the LOC133914288 gene encoding protein GOS9-like, with protein sequence MSSVVKLGTWGGDGGSACDITVAPQRLESITIRWGKVLDSIAFTYRDREGQLHTAGPWGGNGGEKADPDTITLGPSEYVTEVAWSVGPFKLKNVDRCISSIKFVTNHATYGPFGYGVDSTHHSMPVLNNGSIVGMFARAGDYLDAIGFYVLPF encoded by the exons ATG agctcggtggtgaagctCGGAACGTGGGGCGGGGACGGTGGCAGCGCCTGCGACATCACGGTGGCGCCGCAGCGGCTCGAGAGCATAACCATCCGCTGGGGCAAGGTCCTCGACTCGATCGCCTTCACCTACAGGGACCGGGAGGGGCAGCTGCACACGGCCGGCCCCTGGGGCGGCAACGGAGGGGAAAAGGCCGACCCGGACACG ATAACCCTCGGTCCCTCGGAGTACGTAACGGAAGTTGCCTGGTCCGTCGGCccgttcaagctcaagaacgtGGACCGTTGCATCAGCTCGATCAAGTTCGTGACCAACCACGCCACGTATGGGCCTTTCGGGTACGGGGTAGACAGCACGCACCACAGCATGCCCGTGCTCAACAACGGCAGCATCGTCGGCATGTTCGCCCGCGCCGGAGACTACCTCGACGCCATCGGCTTCTATGTCCTCCCGTTCTAA